A DNA window from Brenneria izadpanahii contains the following coding sequences:
- a CDS encoding Gfo/Idh/MocA family protein, with translation MKEIRIGLVGTGYIGRCHAIAYAQAPTVFPLKGKIVKEMLAEISEELAEKKANDFGFNRYTADWRQLVSDPRIDVVDICVPNFLHKEVALEAIKHGKHVYSEKPLALTAADASEMVAAAKKANVKTLVGFNYMKNPAAQLARQIIENGEIGEIVHFYGTHNEDYLANPQTPIDWHCKKEFAGLGALGDLAAHIVNMAHYLIGNISEVSGDMATVIAERPDPRDPTQRVKVENEDQASALVRFESGVMGVIETSRIASGSKMGLTYVVTGTKGSITYTQERMAELKLYRHDDPVERQGFKTILVGPSHPDYAPFCVSAGHGFGFNDQKTIEIRDLINGIAADDKMWPDFEEGLRVSQVLEAIAQSAQERRWVKI, from the coding sequence ATGAAAGAAATCAGAATTGGATTAGTTGGTACGGGTTATATTGGGCGCTGTCATGCAATAGCCTATGCGCAGGCGCCTACCGTTTTTCCGCTAAAAGGGAAAATAGTGAAGGAAATGCTTGCGGAAATAAGTGAGGAATTGGCAGAGAAAAAAGCAAACGATTTTGGTTTTAATCGTTATACGGCTGACTGGCGTCAGCTGGTAAGCGACCCGCGAATCGATGTCGTCGATATTTGCGTTCCTAATTTTCTTCATAAAGAGGTCGCGCTTGAAGCCATCAAACATGGCAAACACGTCTATAGCGAAAAACCGTTGGCGCTGACAGCCGCCGACGCCAGCGAAATGGTGGCGGCCGCCAAAAAGGCTAACGTCAAAACGCTGGTGGGCTTTAACTATATGAAAAACCCGGCGGCGCAATTAGCCAGACAAATTATTGAAAATGGCGAAATCGGCGAAATAGTGCATTTTTACGGTACTCATAACGAAGACTATTTAGCCAATCCCCAGACGCCTATCGACTGGCACTGCAAGAAAGAATTTGCCGGTTTAGGCGCGTTGGGAGATCTTGCCGCGCATATCGTTAATATGGCCCATTACCTTATCGGCAATATCAGCGAAGTTTCCGGCGATATGGCAACCGTTATCGCAGAACGCCCCGATCCGCGCGATCCCACTCAACGGGTCAAAGTGGAAAATGAGGATCAAGCGAGCGCGTTAGTCCGCTTTGAATCCGGCGTTATGGGAGTGATTGAAACTTCACGGATCGCCAGCGGCAGCAAGATGGGATTAACTTATGTGGTAACCGGAACCAAGGGTTCAATTACCTATACCCAGGAAAGAATGGCCGAGTTGAAACTCTATCGGCATGACGATCCGGTGGAAAGACAAGGCTTCAAAACTATTTTAGTCGGCCCGTCTCATCCTGACTATGCCCCCTTCTGCGTCTCTGCCGGTCATGGCTTTGGTTTCAACGATCAAAAGACTATCGAAATAAGAGATTTGATCAACGGCATTGCCGCTGACGATAAAATGTGGCCCGATTTTGAGGAAGGGTTACGCGTTTCTCAAGTATTGGAAGCTATTGCCCAGTCAGCGCAAGAACGCCGATGGGTTAAAATTTAG
- a CDS encoding OmpA family protein — MKSGFIATLATVAIFALVGCQSPQQTFTRAQISALQSQGFKNTPEGWTLGLSEKVLFENNKSTLTSQSKEAIKKIASSLSSVGLLHARMDGHTDNYGESSYNQFLSLKRAATVADFYAESGNIPRGNLTTQGLGEKYPIADNNTPQGRAENRRVSIVITAP; from the coding sequence ATGAAATCGGGCTTTATAGCAACATTAGCTACGGTGGCAATTTTTGCACTTGTAGGTTGTCAGTCTCCACAGCAAACATTTACCCGCGCACAAATTTCCGCATTACAATCTCAAGGATTTAAAAATACGCCAGAGGGATGGACATTAGGCCTATCGGAAAAAGTATTATTTGAAAATAACAAATCAACGCTGACATCCCAAAGTAAAGAGGCTATAAAAAAAATAGCCTCGTCCTTATCTTCGGTAGGATTACTCCACGCAAGAATGGACGGACACACGGACAATTATGGCGAGAGCAGCTATAATCAATTTTTGTCTCTCAAACGTGCAGCTACCGTTGCGGATTTTTATGCGGAAAGCGGCAATATACCTCGCGGTAATCTAACGACCCAGGGATTAGGTGAAAAATACCCCATCGCCGACAATAATACGCCGCAGGGCCGGGCAGAAAATCGCAGGGTTTCTATTGTTATCACCGCGCCTTGA
- a CDS encoding DMT family transporter → MNQQRRADLLLIATTLTASFGWIFSKESLQGMPTFGFIGLRFLLAGIFLLPFCFRRKNRITPSSIPGIVGVGCLQALSMLLWILAVSLSDALGEGAFIMSLSMLFVPLAAWVIFKITPTRPFWESLPLALFGLALLTLTHGWTISISQFWFLAAALTQAVYFCANGRYALTIPVLPLTCIQLFCTSLCGIIISLCYEQWPANIDGSIWLWFVSSAIIATSIRFLLQIAGQKRTSVANAAIIMVLEPVWTVILSAIWYGEKMPAQKVAGCILIFLALLLYRGRHYLSLRRKKRSG, encoded by the coding sequence ATAAATCAACAGCGGCGCGCGGACTTGTTATTAATCGCGACAACGTTAACTGCCAGTTTTGGATGGATTTTCTCCAAAGAGTCGCTTCAGGGCATGCCGACGTTCGGTTTCATAGGGCTGCGCTTTTTACTGGCCGGCATATTCTTACTGCCTTTCTGTTTTCGACGGAAAAATCGCATCACGCCATCGTCCATCCCTGGTATCGTCGGCGTGGGCTGTCTGCAAGCGCTGTCAATGTTGCTGTGGATCCTGGCGGTATCGCTAAGCGATGCGCTGGGCGAAGGGGCGTTTATCATGAGCCTCTCAATGCTGTTTGTACCCTTAGCGGCATGGGTAATATTCAAGATCACGCCGACTCGCCCCTTTTGGGAATCCCTGCCCCTGGCGCTGTTCGGATTGGCCCTGCTGACGTTAACCCATGGCTGGACGATATCGATCAGCCAATTCTGGTTTCTTGCCGCCGCATTAACCCAGGCGGTATATTTTTGCGCCAACGGCCGTTACGCGCTGACGATCCCCGTATTACCCTTAACCTGCATTCAGCTATTTTGTACCAGCCTATGCGGCATAATCATTTCGTTATGCTATGAACAGTGGCCCGCCAATATCGACGGCAGCATTTGGCTGTGGTTCGTGTCCAGCGCAATTATCGCCACTTCGATACGTTTTCTATTGCAAATCGCCGGGCAAAAGCGAACCAGCGTGGCCAACGCAGCCATTATTATGGTGCTGGAGCCGGTATGGACCGTTATTCTCTCCGCCATTTGGTATGGAGAAAAGATGCCCGCACAGAAAGTGGCAGGCTGCATTCTGATTTTTCTCGCTTTACTCTTGTATCGCGGCCGGCATTACCTATCGCTCAGGAGAAAAAAACGTAGCGGCTAA
- a CDS encoding PTS sugar transporter subunit IIA → MIDNITPDNLHLGCKAKNKAEVLSMVGNKFKEKGYVNQDCIAFLNEREHQVSTFLGNGITLPHLPKSATNIIVKTGIEVFQFPDGVIWDRSNVMFITIGVIAKEAQHIDVLKEIASIFSDEIIANALSLISNKQDFLRILNRG, encoded by the coding sequence ATGATAGATAATATTACGCCCGATAATCTTCATTTAGGCTGTAAAGCAAAAAACAAAGCTGAAGTTTTATCGATGGTAGGTAACAAATTTAAAGAAAAAGGATATGTCAATCAGGATTGTATTGCTTTTCTTAATGAAAGAGAGCATCAAGTTTCTACGTTCCTGGGAAACGGCATTACCCTTCCTCATTTGCCAAAATCAGCCACCAATATCATCGTTAAAACAGGAATTGAGGTTTTTCAATTTCCTGATGGCGTTATTTGGGATAGAAGCAATGTGATGTTTATTACCATCGGCGTTATTGCTAAAGAAGCGCAACATATTGATGTATTAAAAGAAATTGCGTCTATTTTTAGTGATGAAATCATTGCTAACGCGCTCTCTCTTATCTCGAATAAACAGGATTTTCTTCGTATTCTTAATCGGGGGTAA
- a CDS encoding sugar porter family MFS transporter, whose product MSLIMDLNLQQRKRLHQITLVATFGGLLFGYDTGVINGAFPSLKESMGLTPTTEGLVMSVLLIGAAIGSVCGGRLADYFGRRKYLLYLSFIFLFGAMMSALSPEIVTLLLARFLLGYAVGGASVTAPAFISEIAPTERRGKLTGLNEVAIVIGQLAAFAINAIIGYVWGHLPDVWRYMLVVQAIPALGLLIGMWRSPESPRWLISKNRREEALDILKQIRPTERAVKEFDDIVTLINIESEKKLHSQGMLAIILKTPWIFKLLLVGIAWAAIQQTTGVNVIMYYGTEILRTSGFSERMALICNVLNGVFSVGGMLVGVIFLVDRFKRKTLIISGFALMATLHLIIAAADYYLVGDVKATTIWLLGALFVGVMQGTMGFLTWVVLAELFPLKIRGLSMGISVFFMWIMNAIVSYLFPVLQAKLGLGPVFLILAVINYLVIIFVVLALPETANKSLEQLEEELSSGV is encoded by the coding sequence ATGTCGCTAATAATGGATCTCAACCTACAACAAAGAAAACGATTACACCAAATAACATTAGTCGCTACATTCGGCGGCTTGCTCTTTGGTTATGATACAGGTGTTATTAATGGCGCGTTTCCTTCTTTAAAAGAAAGTATGGGGCTGACACCGACAACCGAAGGCCTCGTCATGAGCGTTCTTTTAATCGGAGCCGCGATTGGCAGCGTCTGTGGCGGCCGACTGGCCGATTATTTTGGCCGGCGAAAATATTTATTATATTTATCATTTATTTTCTTATTCGGCGCCATGATGTCCGCTCTATCCCCCGAGATCGTCACCCTATTGCTCGCCAGGTTTTTGCTCGGTTATGCCGTAGGGGGCGCATCGGTTACCGCGCCCGCGTTTATATCCGAAATCGCGCCAACCGAGAGGCGGGGGAAACTCACCGGATTAAATGAAGTGGCGATTGTTATCGGCCAATTAGCCGCGTTCGCGATCAACGCCATTATCGGCTACGTTTGGGGGCATCTCCCCGATGTGTGGCGCTATATGTTAGTCGTCCAGGCGATTCCGGCTTTAGGTTTGCTTATCGGCATGTGGCGTTCGCCGGAAAGCCCTCGTTGGTTGATTAGCAAAAATCGCCGGGAAGAAGCCTTAGACATTTTAAAGCAAATTCGGCCGACAGAAAGGGCGGTTAAAGAGTTTGACGATATCGTGACGCTGATTAATATCGAATCGGAAAAGAAGCTGCATTCGCAAGGGATGCTGGCAATCATTCTCAAAACCCCCTGGATTTTCAAATTACTGCTGGTTGGTATCGCCTGGGCGGCTATACAGCAAACCACCGGGGTGAATGTCATCATGTATTACGGCACGGAAATACTCCGTACTTCAGGATTCTCTGAAAGAATGGCGTTGATTTGTAACGTGTTAAACGGCGTTTTCTCTGTTGGCGGTATGCTAGTCGGGGTTATATTCCTGGTCGACCGGTTTAAACGGAAAACGCTGATTATTTCCGGTTTTGCCCTCATGGCGACATTGCATTTGATCATCGCCGCCGCGGACTACTATCTGGTCGGCGATGTAAAAGCCACGACTATCTGGCTGCTGGGAGCATTATTTGTCGGCGTCATGCAAGGCACCATGGGTTTTCTTACCTGGGTGGTATTGGCTGAACTTTTCCCGTTAAAAATCCGCGGATTATCCATGGGCATTTCGGTATTTTTTATGTGGATCATGAACGCCATCGTCAGTTATTTATTCCCAGTTCTTCAAGCAAAACTTGGCTTGGGTCCCGTATTCCTGATTCTTGCCGTTATAAACTACCTAGTTATTATATTTGTTGTATTAGCATTACCCGAAACGGCTAATAAATCATTAGAACAACTAGAGGAAGAACTGTCTTCTGGAGTATAG
- a CDS encoding diguanylate cyclase domain-containing protein has translation MNKKGISASHIERKITFRSALTRISTMSLVITMMVSWMLITAASLISFKQYAEKNLQLLGYTLSQSIEAAVVFQDGIAAKEILNNLGQQDQFNIAIVTDAQGKKLTEWRAADSLSMDNADKLIIRWLFPHSIIQPIYHRGELVGKIEISGADATVKQFVYFSLITLTLCVILSSVLSIFISRRLHNGLIIDLQNITDVVHDIRENRNFTRRAPAGKIMEIDTLSKDFNSLINEIEHWQKQILKENDSLLKRSRHDSLTGLANRAAFCGTLEKLLKDKKSKSQIALLFIDGNHFKEINDTYGHAVGDEVLITIANRLLDCVGKASLPSRLGGDEFALFLLSETKDMSYIEGVIKKIHRKMSEPICLSDGITINMTLSIGVAIADNNSTLKSLMEEADKNMYLEKQNHHNA, from the coding sequence ATGAATAAAAAAGGAATTTCCGCCTCTCATATAGAAAGGAAAATAACCTTCAGGTCTGCCCTGACTCGTATTAGCACGATGAGTCTCGTTATTACGATGATGGTATCGTGGATGCTGATTACCGCGGCTTCATTAATTTCATTTAAACAATATGCTGAAAAAAACCTGCAATTACTGGGCTATACGTTAAGTCAAAGTATAGAAGCCGCCGTGGTGTTTCAGGATGGTATCGCCGCCAAAGAAATATTGAACAATCTCGGCCAGCAGGACCAATTTAACATTGCCATCGTAACAGATGCCCAAGGAAAGAAATTAACGGAATGGCGGGCCGCCGATAGCCTTTCGATGGATAATGCGGATAAACTGATCATCCGTTGGCTTTTCCCGCACTCGATTATTCAACCCATTTATCATCGGGGCGAATTAGTCGGTAAAATCGAGATATCCGGCGCGGATGCCACGGTTAAACAATTTGTCTATTTCTCATTAATCACGCTGACCCTATGCGTAATTCTATCCTCCGTGCTGTCAATTTTCATCTCCCGGCGCTTGCATAACGGCCTGATTATCGATCTGCAAAATATTACCGACGTAGTGCATGATATCAGAGAAAATCGAAATTTCACCCGGCGGGCGCCGGCGGGTAAAATTATGGAAATAGACACATTAAGTAAAGATTTCAATAGCTTAATCAATGAAATTGAACATTGGCAAAAGCAGATATTAAAAGAGAACGACTCTCTGCTGAAACGCTCGCGGCACGACTCGCTAACCGGATTAGCCAACAGGGCCGCATTTTGCGGCACGCTGGAAAAACTGCTCAAAGATAAAAAAAGCAAATCTCAGATCGCGCTGCTTTTTATCGATGGCAACCATTTCAAGGAGATTAACGATACCTACGGACATGCCGTAGGCGATGAAGTATTAATTACTATTGCTAATCGTTTATTAGATTGCGTGGGCAAAGCATCGCTTCCCTCACGCCTGGGCGGCGATGAATTCGCGCTGTTTCTGTTATCTGAAACCAAAGACATGAGCTATATTGAAGGCGTCATAAAAAAAATTCATAGAAAAATGAGCGAACCGATCTGTTTATCCGATGGAATTACGATTAATATGACACTCAGTATCGGCGTAGCGATTGCTGACAATAATTCAACATTAAAATCTTTAATGGAAGAAGCAGATAAAAATATGTATCTGGAAAAACAGAACCATCATAACGCTTAA
- the pgaD gene encoding poly-beta-1,6-N-acetyl-D-glucosamine biosynthesis protein PgaD codes for MNSPLILTERRLLPLLFDILMTLCGWCGFILLMTESLLLTLQQSPWAGPRPISSELNTFSLYLAIGIFNALLLIGWAKYNQFRFRIERRKRSDDLNSGEVARSFSIHKNQIDTLNHNRVQHVWHDEDGRLVRIEAINVTCGA; via the coding sequence ATGAATTCACCGTTGATATTGACCGAGCGACGCCTGCTCCCGCTGTTGTTTGATATATTGATGACGTTATGTGGCTGGTGCGGGTTTATTTTGCTAATGACCGAGAGTTTGTTGCTAACACTACAGCAATCGCCGTGGGCCGGGCCTCGTCCTATCTCGTCAGAGTTAAATACGTTTTCCCTGTATCTTGCTATTGGCATTTTCAATGCACTGCTGTTAATCGGCTGGGCGAAATACAATCAGTTTCGGTTTCGCATAGAACGCCGTAAACGCTCCGATGATTTAAATTCTGGAGAGGTGGCGCGGAGTTTTTCTATTCATAAAAATCAGATTGATACGCTTAACCATAACCGGGTACAGCATGTCTGGCATGACGAAGACGGACGCCTTGTTCGCATTGAGGCTATCAACGTAACTTGTGGCGCATAA
- a CDS encoding YfiR family protein, translating to MVKKWPVFTLCILFTAMASAKTKPSGIEYEMSQVPADMVYQTVAGIISYSYWPVPDKTPTLCVLSSAYFSSSLTAPPPAATPKRTIFNSVTLKNTQDYSPSRCDAIYFGKESISEQLTIVNQHPEHPLLTIAEQNPACIAGSAFCLIFANKKVSFSVNSDSLSRTGIRISPEVLILARPQNEKS from the coding sequence ATGGTGAAAAAGTGGCCTGTATTCACCCTTTGCATACTGTTTACCGCTATGGCTTCCGCCAAAACCAAACCGTCCGGTATCGAGTACGAAATGTCGCAGGTGCCGGCGGACATGGTTTATCAAACCGTGGCTGGAATTATCAGTTATTCATATTGGCCCGTTCCAGATAAAACGCCCACTCTTTGCGTACTATCATCGGCTTATTTTTCTTCTTCACTAACCGCGCCGCCACCGGCTGCGACACCCAAAAGAACGATTTTTAATTCCGTCACGCTGAAGAATACTCAAGATTATTCCCCATCACGATGCGATGCCATATATTTTGGGAAAGAGTCTATTTCAGAACAATTAACAATAGTTAATCAACACCCCGAACATCCGTTATTAACTATTGCCGAACAAAATCCGGCCTGTATCGCCGGTAGCGCGTTTTGCCTGATATTCGCTAATAAAAAAGTCAGCTTTTCGGTAAATTCAGATTCTTTATCCCGAACCGGTATCAGGATCAGCCCTGAAGTTTTAATCCTCGCGCGACCACAGAATGAAAAATCATGA